One genomic region from Xenopus laevis strain J_2021 chromosome 2L, Xenopus_laevis_v10.1, whole genome shotgun sequence encodes:
- the tceanc.L gene encoding transcription elongation factor A N-terminal and central domain-containing protein — protein sequence MLHKDSNKELVSRALEVESLLAERKYEDIAFHFTYFEKAVVTLGVLQGTDITRAVYRVLKSCPEGGLKLKAKLLLSKWKKLYRSCCDTSRICEHSKICEKECCEKVAVHFQDQVHNGEQQILINKSTSIPSSSNESSKFKPKNTESSTQDCCDKHEESVTHDAVQKEVNGEDFALRTKCSELLCQALREDSESQEKLQNLAKEIEEHIYKLHAGNAKKYRNCIRSKISNLKNPKNCHLKKQILSRALSPKVFAEMGAMEMACDELRKLRANYTETCVQEHQLPQGVDGVHTNKIRCRRCDKFNCTVTMISRGTLFLPGWVRTGNPDEEMMTFVICNECGEKWYHNRWVCL from the coding sequence ATGCTACACAAAGACAGTAATAAGGAGCTTGTTTCCAGAGCATTAGAAGTGGAAAGTCTTCTGGCTGAGAGGAAATATGAAGACATTGCATTCCACTTTACTTATTTTGAAAAAGCAGTAGTCACATTAGGAGTTCTGCAGGGAACTGATATTACCAGAGCTGTTTACAGAGTTCTTAAGAGCTGTCCAGAAGGAGGattgaaattaaaggcaaaactttTACTGTCCAAATGGAAAAAGCTATATAGGAGTTGCTGTGATACCAGCAGAATTTGTGAGCACTCTAAAATATGTGAAAAAGAATGTTGTGAGAAAGTAGCTGTTCATTTCCAAGATCAAGTTCACAATGGTGAACaacaaatattaattaataaaagcaCAAGTATCCCATCTTCTTCTAATGAGAGTTCCAAATTCAAACCAAAGAATACTGAGTCAAGCACACAAGACTGTTGTGATAAACATGAGGAATCTGTTACACATGATGCAGTGCAAAAGGAGGTAAATGGTGAAGATTTTGCTTTGAGAACCAAATGCAGTGAGCTTTTGTGCCAAGCATTGAGAGAGGACTCTGAAAGTCAAGAGAAGTTACAGAATTTAGCAAAGGAGATTGAAGAGCACATCTATAAACTGCATGCCGGTAATGCCAAGAAATACAGAAACTGCATCCGAAGCAaaatttccaatttgaaaaatcctaaaaattgcCATTTGAAGAAGCAGATTTTGTCTAGAGCTTTAAGTCCTAAGGTATTTGCCGAGATGGGTGCTATGGAAATGGCGTGCGATGAATTAAGGAAACTTAGAGCTAATTACACTGAAACCTGTGTTCAAGAGCATCAACTACCCCAAGGAGTTGACGGTGTTCACACCAATAAAATCAGATGTCGAAGATGTGATAAGTTTAACTGCACAGTAACAATGATATCTAGGGGAACACTTTTCCTTCCAGGTTGGGTACGAACAGGAAACCCTGATGAAGAGATGATGAcatttgtaatttgcaatgaatgTGGTGAAAAATGGTACCACAATAGATGGGTTTGCCTATGA